One segment of Pseudophryne corroboree isolate aPseCor3 chromosome 10, aPseCor3.hap2, whole genome shotgun sequence DNA contains the following:
- the LOC134965429 gene encoding uncharacterized protein LOC134965429 gives MVEDAQQESDQQPTYTLLLQPIDPTQPTTQQDITQTPQTSVSPQLMPTTPQQQMTPDFWNSWATQQAQNYACLNTHTQHLASLPHHLPRISRNSGRLIAQVGRIANSMEQMRADNSQMLANLTRIIDEQQRQQQALIQIIQHNQVVHENLSRIIASNTATNNQLNASIHNLSQSINVLASQQVSSSFGTTTPSQTPVTSPIRRSSRTRATEPGQSSAPSTKKKK, from the coding sequence atggtcgaggacgcacagcaggaaagtgaccagcagcctaCCTACACACTACTCCTGCAGCCcattgatcctacccagccaaccacgcagcaGGACATAACACAAACACCACAAACATCCGTTAGCCCCCAATTGATGCCAAcaacaccccagcaacaaatgacccctgacttttggaacagttgggccacacaacaggcacaaaactatgcctgcctgaacacccacacccaacaccttgccagtctgccccatcatcttcctcgcatcagtcggaactcaggcagactgatagctcAGGTAGGCAGAATAGCAAATTCTATGGAAcaaatgagggcagacaacagtcaaatgctTGCCAATTTAACAAGAATCatcgatgaacaacagcggcagcaacaagcattAATCCAAATAATCCAACACAACCAAGTGGTCCACGAAAATTTATCCAGAATTATTgccagcaacactgccacaaataacCAACTTAATGCAAGTatacacaacctcagccaaagcattaatgtgttggcatcccaacaagtCAGCTCAAGCTTCGGAACTACTACACCAagtcagaccccagttacctcccctattagacgctccagcagaacacgggcCACCGAACCtggtcaatcctctgcacccagcaccaaaaaaaaaaaataa